Proteins encoded within one genomic window of Flavobacterium oreochromis:
- a CDS encoding GbsR/MarR family transcriptional regulator, protein MEFREAKNKFVQTWGALGSQWGINKTMAQIHALLMVSNEAVSMEDIMEELQISRGNASMNIRALMDWGIVYKEFKAGERREFFTAEKDLDELAVKISRERSKREIKPALKVLKEVSSIDANASAEEKHFVEQTTKLYDFVLKADNVLDKITEYKDNWLAQLLVKFMK, encoded by the coding sequence ATGGAATTCAGAGAAGCAAAAAATAAATTCGTTCAAACTTGGGGTGCATTAGGATCTCAATGGGGCATCAACAAAACGATGGCTCAGATTCACGCCTTGTTGATGGTCTCTAACGAAGCGGTTTCGATGGAGGACATTATGGAGGAATTACAAATTTCTCGAGGAAATGCAAGTATGAATATTCGTGCTTTAATGGATTGGGGAATTGTCTACAAAGAATTTAAAGCGGGTGAACGTCGTGAGTTTTTTACAGCTGAAAAAGATTTAGACGAATTAGCGGTAAAAATTTCTAGAGAAAGAAGTAAACGCGAAATCAAACCTGCTCTGAAAGTTTTAAAAGAAGTATCTTCTATTGATGCCAATGCTTCTGCTGAAGAAAAACATTTTGTGGAGCAAACCACTAAACTCTATGATTTTGTTTTAAAAGCAGATAATGTTTTGGATAAAATCACGGAATACAAAGACAATTGGTTAGCGCAGTTGTTAGTTAAATTTATGAAGTAA
- a CDS encoding YqjF family protein: MSFLTAQWNNLVMANYVIDPKNLEKYLPAGTELDIWNGNCFVSLVGFMFNDTKVLGLRIPKHTDFEEVNLRFYVKRFENGQWKRGVVFIQEIVPKRAITFVANTFYKEHYRTRVMNHQNKLEAEVLQVSYSWQNQQKTNFIKVNAYDFLMPIEEGSEAEFIMEHYFGYTKYNDKKTYEYEVKHPKWNQYHIKNYEIDVDFESVYGNDFAFLNDVEPVSVFLAEGSEISVENKRKIKTNGNKQL; the protein is encoded by the coding sequence ATGAGCTTTCTAACCGCACAATGGAACAATTTGGTAATGGCAAATTATGTCATTGATCCAAAGAATTTAGAAAAATACCTTCCAGCAGGAACAGAACTCGACATTTGGAATGGTAACTGTTTTGTGAGTTTAGTAGGATTTATGTTCAATGATACTAAAGTATTAGGACTTCGAATTCCGAAACACACTGATTTTGAAGAAGTAAATCTTCGTTTTTATGTAAAACGTTTTGAAAATGGTCAATGGAAACGAGGTGTGGTTTTTATCCAAGAAATTGTACCAAAAAGGGCCATCACTTTTGTAGCCAATACTTTTTACAAAGAACATTACAGAACACGGGTAATGAACCATCAAAATAAATTGGAAGCCGAAGTACTCCAAGTAAGTTACAGTTGGCAAAATCAACAAAAGACCAATTTCATCAAAGTGAATGCTTATGATTTTCTGATGCCGATTGAAGAAGGGAGCGAAGCCGAATTTATAATGGAACATTATTTTGGTTACACTAAATATAATGACAAAAAAACCTATGAATACGAAGTAAAGCACCCCAAATGGAATCAGTATCACATTAAAAATTATGAAATAGATGTTGATTTTGAAAGTGTGTATGGAAACGACTTTGCTTTTCTTAATGACGTAGAACCTGTTTCAGTATTTCTTGCCGAAGGTTCTGAAATTAGTGTGGAGAACAAAAGAAAAATCAAAACCAATGGAAACAAACAATTATAA